Proteins co-encoded in one Paracrocinitomix mangrovi genomic window:
- a CDS encoding M15 family metallopeptidase: MKKFIYLSVIILSSCSSDQSKENEVKEDQPIVDSTITTEIDTVEVIEEPSYIVDTLEQKIIDAGLVDIQTVDPSILVDLKYSSTDNFMEKDVYGYLGKAYLQPTVAEDLAKCQAYLKSKDSSLSILVYDAVRPRSVQQYMWDILDMPINEKVKFVSNPKNGSIHNYGCAVDLTIANIDGEALDMGAGYDDSRKIAYPRHEQAYLDSGMLSQQHLENRELLRETMKAGGFWNIQTEWWHFNRYNRAKAKELYQIIE, encoded by the coding sequence ATGAAAAAGTTTATATATCTATCAGTGATTATTTTGTCTTCCTGTTCTTCGGACCAAAGTAAGGAAAATGAAGTGAAAGAAGATCAACCAATAGTTGATTCTACCATAACAACAGAAATTGATACTGTTGAAGTAATTGAAGAGCCTTCTTATATAGTAGACACTTTAGAGCAAAAAATCATAGACGCAGGCTTGGTAGATATTCAAACTGTGGATCCAAGTATTTTGGTTGATTTGAAATATTCAAGCACGGATAATTTCATGGAAAAGGATGTTTATGGATATTTAGGCAAAGCATATCTACAGCCAACGGTAGCAGAAGATTTAGCTAAGTGTCAGGCATACTTAAAATCAAAAGATTCAAGCTTGTCAATTTTGGTATATGATGCAGTTCGCCCTCGTTCTGTTCAACAATACATGTGGGACATTTTAGATATGCCCATCAATGAGAAGGTAAAGTTCGTGTCTAATCCAAAAAATGGTTCTATTCACAATTATGGATGCGCAGTAGATTTGACGATTGCCAATATTGATGGAGAGGCATTGGATATGGGAGCTGGCTATGATGATTCCAGAAAAATAGCTTACCCAAGACATGAGCAAGCATATTTAGATTCTGGTATGTTGTCTCAACAGCATTTAGAAAACAGAGAATTGTTGAGAGAAACAATGAAGGCTGGAGGTTTTTGGAACATCCAAACCGAATGGTGGCACTTTAACCGTTACAACAGAGCAAAGGCTAAAGAGCTATATCAAATTATTGAATAG
- the ctlX gene encoding citrulline utilization hydrolase CtlX translates to MSNSIQSNIPNLLLMVRPKSFGFNSETAHTNLFQHQFDIENTAELAKKEFDLMVEKLKENNIGVVVFEDLEEGLPDSVFPNNWISHFPDGTLAIYPMLTPNRRAEVRKDIIDWCKLNLPHQKLIDLSSSWQNDKFLEGTGSIVFDHASRKAYACISPRTDLELLSSLCTEIGYSSISFESVDVNGKQIYHTNVMMSIAEKFALVCLESVENSIEKMMLSKSIEQSGKELIDLTYSQLNHFAGNAFEVLSNDGKSFYLMSDTAFNSLNTDQLSVISEYSTVLHFNIDTIEKIGGGSVRCMVAGMFS, encoded by the coding sequence ATGTCAAATTCAATACAATCAAATATACCTAATTTGCTTTTGATGGTTCGTCCTAAAAGTTTTGGATTTAATTCAGAAACAGCTCATACTAATTTGTTTCAGCATCAATTTGATATAGAAAATACTGCAGAATTGGCAAAGAAAGAGTTTGATCTGATGGTTGAAAAGTTGAAAGAAAATAACATTGGGGTAGTCGTCTTTGAGGATTTGGAAGAAGGTTTGCCTGATTCGGTTTTTCCTAATAACTGGATCTCTCATTTTCCGGACGGCACTTTAGCAATCTATCCAATGTTAACACCAAACAGGAGAGCTGAAGTTAGAAAGGATATTATTGATTGGTGTAAGTTGAATTTACCACATCAAAAGTTGATTGATTTGTCGTCATCCTGGCAGAATGACAAGTTTTTGGAAGGAACCGGTTCTATTGTTTTTGATCATGCTTCAAGGAAAGCTTATGCTTGTATTTCTCCCAGAACTGATTTGGAATTATTGAGTAGTTTATGTACAGAAATAGGATATAGCAGTATCAGCTTTGAAAGTGTGGATGTAAACGGAAAGCAAATTTATCATACCAATGTTATGATGAGTATTGCAGAAAAGTTTGCCCTGGTTTGTTTAGAATCAGTAGAAAATTCAATTGAGAAAATGATGTTGTCTAAGTCTATTGAGCAATCAGGAAAGGAGTTAATTGATTTAACTTACAGTCAGCTCAATCATTTTGCGGGTAATGCTTTTGAAGTATTGTCCAATGATGGAAAGTCATTTTACTTAATGAGTGATACGGCATTTAATTCTCTCAATACTGATCAGTTAAGTGTGATATCTGAGTACAGTACAGTGCTGCATTTTAATATAGACACCATTGAAAAGATAGGAGGGGGCAGTGTGAGGTGTATGGTGGCCGGAATGTTTAGTTAG
- a CDS encoding alpha/beta hydrolase, with protein MQTKEHHIAIKKTARYFTLGEFTEGKNLIIALHGYGYLAQFFIRKFNGADFSKFVVVCPEGLHRFYQSGTDGRVGASWMTKEDRLTDIKDYINYLDDLLDELKKQCDFSSITIIGFSQGGATASRWLAYGKHSFDKFVLWATVFPPDMEKEYTEKFHQSKNYFVFGNNDEYYSPEKVEEHYNALKSLNIQFEMLTFEGNHNIHEETFLKIIND; from the coding sequence ATGCAAACTAAGGAACATCATATTGCCATAAAAAAAACGGCTCGTTATTTTACGCTGGGAGAATTTACAGAAGGTAAAAACCTAATTATTGCATTACACGGTTATGGCTATTTGGCTCAGTTTTTTATTCGAAAATTTAATGGTGCAGACTTTAGCAAATTTGTGGTTGTTTGCCCTGAAGGATTGCACCGCTTTTATCAAAGTGGAACAGATGGGAGAGTTGGTGCATCCTGGATGACCAAAGAAGATAGATTAACGGACATCAAAGACTACATCAATTATTTGGATGATTTATTAGATGAACTTAAAAAACAGTGTGACTTTTCATCCATCACGATAATCGGTTTTTCGCAAGGAGGAGCTACAGCCAGCAGATGGTTGGCATATGGTAAGCACAGCTTCGATAAATTTGTGCTTTGGGCTACAGTTTTTCCTCCTGATATGGAAAAGGAATACACCGAAAAATTCCATCAATCTAAAAACTATTTCGTCTTTGGAAATAATGATGAATATTATAGCCCAGAAAAGGTTGAAGAACATTATAATGCCCTCAAATCGTTGAACATACAGTTTGAAATGCTTACATTTGAAGGTAACCACAACATCCATGAAGAAACCTTTTTAAAAATTATCAATGATTAG
- a CDS encoding alpha/beta fold hydrolase, with protein sequence MNLHFKRIGDQTADKTIVFLHEGLGCIEMWKGYPEKLVNEVGCNGIVYDRSGYGKSPGDLTNRTNKYLHQAAEELADFLAFHKIENPILYGHSDGGSIAIIYAATHPENVSALITEAAHVFNEPETIQGVKEARPWLSEGKMEALKKYHGERYKEVFYAWNDIWLDDSFKDWNITALLPKITAPQLIIQGKDDQYGTLKQVDTIVSTTTGESHFLTPENCGHAPFKEQEAVVLKSVKEFINAN encoded by the coding sequence ATGAACTTGCATTTTAAAAGGATCGGAGATCAAACAGCAGATAAAACCATTGTGTTTTTACACGAAGGTTTAGGTTGTATTGAAATGTGGAAAGGTTATCCTGAGAAATTAGTCAATGAAGTTGGATGCAATGGTATTGTATATGATAGATCAGGATACGGGAAATCACCGGGAGACCTTACCAATAGAACCAATAAATACTTACATCAAGCAGCTGAAGAACTAGCAGATTTTTTAGCATTCCACAAAATTGAAAACCCTATTCTTTACGGACACTCGGATGGTGGCTCAATCGCCATTATTTATGCCGCAACTCATCCTGAAAATGTTTCAGCTTTAATTACTGAAGCGGCCCATGTTTTTAATGAACCTGAAACTATCCAAGGAGTCAAAGAAGCACGTCCATGGCTATCTGAAGGTAAAATGGAAGCATTAAAAAAATATCATGGTGAACGTTATAAAGAAGTTTTCTATGCCTGGAACGATATCTGGTTAGATGATTCATTTAAAGATTGGAACATCACAGCCTTGCTACCTAAAATTACTGCACCTCAATTGATCATTCAAGGAAAAGATGATCAGTATGGTACATTAAAACAGGTGGATACAATAGTTTCCACAACTACCGGAGAAAGTCACTTTCTAACACCTGAAAATTGTGGGCACGCTCCATTCAAAGAACAAGAAGCGGTAGTATTAAAATCTGTCAAAGAATTTATAAATGCAAACTAA
- the efp gene encoding elongation factor P, with amino-acid sequence MATTSDIKNGLCMNLNGKLVTVVEFQHVKPGKGPAFVRTKLRYIESGKVVDHTFSAGHKIEVVRIETRQYQYLYQEGDGYHFMNTDNYEQVFINKSMIENPQYLKEGVICTIQFHADEEMPLTVELPAFIDAEVTYTEPGVKGDTATNTLKPATIDTGAEIRVPLFIDTGDKIKVDTRTGEYSERIKD; translated from the coding sequence ATGGCAACAACCTCTGATATTAAAAATGGACTGTGCATGAACCTTAATGGTAAATTAGTCACAGTAGTAGAGTTTCAACACGTAAAACCGGGAAAAGGTCCTGCTTTTGTACGTACAAAATTAAGATACATTGAATCAGGTAAAGTGGTAGATCACACTTTCTCTGCAGGTCATAAAATTGAAGTTGTTAGAATTGAAACAAGACAATATCAATATTTATATCAAGAAGGAGATGGATATCACTTTATGAACACTGATAACTATGAGCAAGTGTTCATCAATAAATCCATGATTGAGAATCCTCAGTATTTAAAAGAAGGGGTTATTTGTACTATTCAGTTCCATGCTGATGAAGAAATGCCTTTGACCGTTGAGTTGCCTGCATTTATTGATGCGGAAGTTACCTATACTGAACCAGGGGTAAAAGGAGATACTGCAACAAATACTTTAAAACCAGCAACTATTGACACCGGAGCAGAGATAAGAGTTCCTTTGTTTATAGATACCGGAGATAAAATCAAAGTAGACACCAGAACAGGTGAATACTCCGAAAGAATTAAAGATTAA
- the lpxA gene encoding acyl-ACP--UDP-N-acetylglucosamine O-acyltransferase, whose amino-acid sequence MISNLAQIHPKAQLGNNVTVEGFTTIYEDVVIGDGTHIGPNVTIYPGARIGKNCQIFPGAVISAVPQDLKFKGEYTTTEIGDNTVIRECVTIHRGTEDMMKTTVGNNCLLMGYVHVAHDCQIGNNCILANYTGLSGHNILEDYVILEGKVGTQQFIRIGENSFVAGGTLVRKNVPPFIRAAREPITFAGVNAIGLRRRGWSDAEIKIVEDAYRQLFVMNNTISAGVAAIESEVEDGDIKNKILNFIKMSDRGIIKGPM is encoded by the coding sequence ATGATCAGCAATTTAGCGCAAATACATCCAAAAGCACAATTAGGAAACAATGTGACGGTAGAAGGTTTTACTACCATTTACGAAGATGTTGTAATTGGAGACGGAACTCATATTGGACCCAATGTGACTATTTATCCCGGTGCAAGAATCGGTAAAAATTGTCAAATATTTCCCGGAGCAGTTATTTCTGCTGTACCACAAGATTTGAAATTTAAAGGTGAATACACCACTACTGAAATTGGAGACAATACGGTAATTAGAGAATGTGTAACAATTCACCGAGGTACAGAAGACATGATGAAAACCACGGTAGGAAACAACTGTTTATTGATGGGTTATGTGCACGTTGCACATGATTGTCAAATAGGAAACAATTGCATCCTTGCCAATTACACAGGTTTATCAGGTCATAATATACTTGAAGACTATGTGATTCTGGAAGGGAAAGTAGGAACACAACAGTTTATTAGAATTGGTGAAAATTCATTTGTAGCGGGTGGTACTTTGGTAAGAAAAAATGTTCCTCCATTTATTAGAGCTGCAAGAGAACCTATAACTTTTGCCGGTGTAAATGCAATTGGTTTAAGAAGAAGAGGATGGAGTGATGCTGAAATCAAAATAGTAGAAGATGCTTATCGTCAATTGTTCGTTATGAACAACACCATTTCTGCAGGTGTAGCTGCAATTGAATCTGAAGTGGAAGATGGCGACATCAAAAATAAAATTCTAAATTTCATTAAAATGTCGGACCGCGGAATCATCAAAGGTCCAATGTAA